The genomic interval CCGCTCACCGGCAGCCCCGAGGACGCGGAGGCCGCCCGCCGTATCGACGCGGTCGGCAACCGGATCTTCACCGGCCCCCTGCTCGACGGCGCCTACCCCGAGGACCTGCGCGCCGACACCGCGCACCTCGTCGACTGGGCGGAACTCGTGCGCGACGGCGACCTGGCCGAGATCTCCCGGCCCATCGACGTGCTCGGCGTCAACTACTACGCGCCGACCGTCGTCTCGGCCGGCACCGGCGACGGCACCACCAAGAACGACGGCCACGGCGCGAGCGACCACACACCGTGGACGGGCTCCGAGAACGTGGACTTCCACCTCGCCAACGACCACCTCACGGCGATGAACTGGGCGATCGACCCCAGCGGCCTGCACACCCTCCTGACCGACCTGGCCGCGTCCCACCCCGGGCTGCCGCTGATGGTCACGGAGAACGGCGCCGCGTTCGACGACTACGTCTCCCCCGAGGGCGTGGTGAACGACCCGCAGCGGATCGCCTACCTGCACGCCCACCTGGACGCCGTCCGCCGGGCGGTCGCCGACGGAGCGGATGTCCGCGGCTACTTCCTCTGGTCCCTGCTCGACAACTTCGAATGGTCCTACGGCTATTCGAAGCGCTTCGGCGCCGTCTACGTCGACTACTCCACGCAGCGCCGCATCCCCAAGGCGAGCGCCCACTGGTACGCCGGGGTGATCCGGGGCAACGCGCTGCCGACGGCCGGTGAGGACGGGTGAGGCCCGGCGGGCGCTGACCCCGGTCGACGAGGGACGATGGAGGGCGGGGCGTCCGGCCTCGACTGTTACATTCCTGGCCTGAAAGCTGCGAACGGAAGGCGGCGACCATGGCGGTCAGCGGTGGGCGGAACCGGGGCGGCAGGCGGCCGACCCTGGAGGAGGTCGCCGCCCGTGCCGGTGTGGGCCGCGGCACGGTCTCCCGGGTGATCAACGGCTCGCCCAGGGTCAGCGACGCGACCCGCGCCGCCGTCGAGGCGGCGGTCGCGGAACTCGACTACGTCCCGAACACGGCGGCCCGGGCGCTGGCCGCCAACCGCACGGACGCGATCGCCCTCGTCGTCCCCGAGCCGGAGACCCGCTTCTTCGCGGAACCGTACTTCTCGGACATGCTCAAGGGTGTCGGCACCCAACTGTCCGACACGGAGATGCAGTTGCTGCTCATCTTCGCGGGCAGCGACCGGGAGCGGCAGCGCCTCGCCCAGTACCTGGCCGCACACCGCGTGGACGGCGTCCTGCTCGTCTCGGTCCACGCGGACGACCCGCTGCCGGACCTGCTGGCCGCGCTGGAGATCCCGGCGGTGATCAGCGGCCCGCGGTCGGCCGCCGAGCCCCTGACCTCGGTCGACTCCGACAACTACGGGGGCGCCCGCTCGGCCGTGGAACACCTCCTGTCCCGCGGCCGCACCCACATCGCCCACATCACCGGCCTCCTCGACGTGTACGGCGCCCAGCGCCGCGTCGCCGGCTACCGCGAGGCACTGCTGGACGCGGGCCACGAGGTGGACGAACACCTCATCCAGCCGGGCGACTTCACCGAGGAGGGCGGCCGCCGGGCGATGAAGGAACTGCTCGCCCGCCGCCCCGACGTCGACGCGGTCTTCGCCGGCTCGGACGTGATGGCGGCGGGCGCCCGCCAGGTCCTCCGCGAGGAGGGCCTGCGCATTCCGGACGACGTGGCCCTCGTCGGCTACGACGACTCGGCCATAGCCCGCCACATGGACCCACCCCTCACCAGCGTCCGCCAGCCGATCGAGGAAATGGGCCGAGCGATGATCGACCTCCTCCTCGCGGAAATCGCGAACCGCCGCCCGGCGACACCCCGGAGCCCGGAACGACAACATGCCGTACTGGCAACGGAGTTGGTGACGCGGGCGTCGTCGTGACCGGCGACGCCGACTGGCCGCGCGAGTTGCCCGCCGTCGAGCCCTACCTCCGAACAGTGGGCGAGGTGTTCCGAGCCTTCCGCGAACAGGACTCCGGGTGCGTCTCCTACGGCGTTCAACTCCCGGACGGGGAACGCTGGTTCGTGAAGGAGGCGACAACTCCCGCCGCCCAGGCCTCACTTGACGGAGCCTGGACCTTCCACCGAGCCGTACGACACCAGGCGATCGTCCCGCAGCTGCATCGGATCACCGTGGCGGACAGTGGCCGTACGGCGGTCGTCATGCCCTGGATTCACGGCGAGACCCTCTACGGCCCCGCCCGCGCCCGCTTCCGCGCCCTGCCCCTCGCCTCCGTCCTCCGCGCGGTCGACCGCGTGCTGGACGCGCATCTCGCCGTGGAGGCCGCGGGGATGGTGGCGGTCGATCTCTACGACGGCGCGTTCCTCTACGACTTCGGCGCCGACGTCCTCCACCTCATCGACCTCGACGAGTACCGCCCCGGCCCCTTCGTCCTCCAGAGCGACCGGCTCCCGGGCTCGGCCCGCTTCATGGCCCCCGAGGAATGGCACCACGGCGCTCGCATCGACATCCGTACGACGGTCTACGCCCTCGGCCGCACCGCCCGCCTCCTCCTCGACGCGGGTGACGCCGAGCGCGCCTGGCGGGGTACGGCGGGTCAACTCGCCGTGCTGGAAAGGGCTACCCGTGTTGATCCCGCCGAACGGTTCGTGGGCGTAAGGGAGTTCACGGACGCGTGGCGCGCCGCCACCTGATCTCGCCGTCCTGCCACTCGTCGGTCGGCGTCAGGCCCGCCGCCGTGGCGACCGCCGCGGATGCCCGGTGGTCGGGGTGGATGTGCGCCACGACCGTAGAGACCGCCTGTTCTCCAAGCCACGACACCAGGCCCCGCGCCGCCTCGCTCGCCAGGCCTCGGCCCTGCCAGGAGGGCCCGACCACCCAGGCGATCTCCGCGACCGAACCCTCCTCCGTGACCGTTGCCTGGACCGTGCCCACCAGGCGGTTCTCCACCCGCAGGCGTAGTACCCAGTTGCACCAGACGGTGGCCGGGTCGAGGGAGCCCGCGGCGAGGCGGTCGTAGCGGGTCCGCAGGGCGTCGGGGGAGAGGGGTTCGCCGCCGATGTAGGTGTGGAGGGCGGGGGAGGACAGGACCGTGGCCATGTCCGCCGCGTGGGCCGTGCTCAGCGGGACGAGATCCAGGCGGGCGGTGCTGATGAGTTCGGTGTCCATGGCAGGCAGGCTCCTGGAAAACGAATCAGCCGGTGGCCTCGTTTCCGAGGCCACCGGCTGATTACTCAGGGTGAGTGACGGGACTTGAACCTGATTTTGTTACATGACTGACCTGCGGAGATGCGGAATCTCGGGTCAAAACGGACGCGTTCGGTGTCACTCGGTGTCGCTCGATGTCACTGGAAACCCCCCTCTGTTCCCGTGGGAACGGGTCGGTCTTGCAGTGTCGCAGGGCGGGCGCCCACTGAGTGCAGAACGGCCTTACCGAACCTCACGGGAAACGACAGCGCCCCCGCGCGAGGCGGGGGCGCCGGCGGTCCCTCCCGTCCGCCTGGGGGGGCTGACACGGGAGGGCCGTGGGTGAAGGGGGTGTGCTCTGGGTTCGTGCCCACTCCCTTTCAAGATCACACAAATTAGGGTCGACCCTATTCCTTGCTGATCATGGGGTCGCGAGCGTTGACGGGTGTCTCGTCCAACTCCACCCGACGATCGGGTCCTCGCCCGCCGCCGCCAGGTGGGGGAGCAAATCCGTCATGTGCGCGAGGCCCACAACCTCAGCCAGCCCGACGTGTGCGGGCGAGCTGGGATCGACGTCGCTACGTACAGCCGGATCGAGGGTGGCCGAGCGTCGCCCCTCCTCGACACCCTGATCCGTATCGCTGACGCAATGGGCGTCGAACTCGCCGAGCTCGTACGACTGGCGGCCGCCCCCGACGGGGGCCCGGGGACGGCCGCGTAATCCCGCTCCCGGCGCGGTCGGCGGCGCGACCGGGAGCGGAGCTATTCGTGCCACTCGATTCCTCTGGTGTCAGTGAGAGATGTGCGCCCGTTGTAGTAGTCGACGTGCCGCCGGTCGCTGTGCGGCAGCCTGCTGCAGTGCGCACCCCCGTCCGGGCGCTCCAGCCAGCAGCGCCCCGCCGCGCGTCCACCGGACTGCTCAGCCCGACGGAACCGGTCGATCAAAGAGGTTTCGGCATCAACCCGCTCCTCCCCTTGCGCGGCGGTGGAGGTGACGGTCACTGGGGCACCTCGCGGAGGTAGGCGATCACGTACGGCCGTTGGTCGACGGCGGGGTTCCAAGGACGGCGGTGGTCCAGGAGGCCGTAGCCAGCGATACGCAGGACGCGGCGCACCCGGGCGATGGCGCTGTGCCACTCGTCCGCGGAGGCGGTCCGGCCGCCAGTCCACATGACCATCCACGCGCCGGTGGAGTACGGCGGCCAGTGGTGGGTTTCCAGAGTGCGGCTGACGTAGCTCTCCAGGTGGCTGTCCCCCAGAACCTTGTGGAGACGCCAGCTCGGATCGCGTTCGGGCCACTTGTAGGTGGGGTGCACCTCCAGGTGGTCCCAGCCGTCGGCGGGGCTGGGTGCCAGGGTCGCGCCGACCGGCAACCGGGCTGCGATCAGCGGCTGGTACCGATCGACGCCAGGTGTCCGGCGCGGACCGGGCGTCCGGACCGCGTAGCCGAGGGATTCGAGTCCGGCCGTGACCACTGCCAGCCTGGTCTGCCAGTGCTCGTCCTGCTCGGATGGGGGGATGTCGTGGTCGGGGTACCAGTCGACCTCGACGCACAGGTCGGAGGTGGCCGGCCAGAGAGCCTGGTGGAGGCCGATGGCCCGGCACCAGCCGTGTCCTGGCGGGATCTGCCGGGACACGATGGGCGATCTGCCCTGTGTGCCGGTCTGCACCCAGTGCTCGCCGAGCCGGAGCTGGTCGAGCTGGTGGTTGACGAGGGCGGCGGCGCTGCGGATCGGGTCCGCCGGGTTGTAGACGACGGTCGTGGGCGAGGCAATGGTCATCGCGGCACCAGCCTGTCGTAGTGGCCGCACAGAGTGCGCACTAGGCGGGCCAGCCGGGATGCGATCGACCCTCTGATCGCGTCCGTGTCGCCCGGCCCCAGACCCAGGCGCATCAGCTGTACCTGGCCGACACACAACAGGGCTGATACGCGGTTGGGGTGGCGCTCGGGGAGCTGCTCGGCCCAGGCCTGGACGGCAGGGATGAGCGTCTCGATGTGCGCTCGGTACGTGGATGCGAACGTCTCCAGTTCGGCGCCGGAGAAGCGCTTCTCCGGCGCGTCTCGGGACTCGGGGTCGTTGGGGTCCGACCGGGGGATGTCCGCGGCGAGCACGAGCTCGATACTGCCTCGAATGGCCCGGATGTCCGGGGGCGTGGTAACCACCAGGGTGCTCATGCCGACCGCTCCGCTCCGCTGATGGACGGCGAGCAGTCTTCAAGAGCAGCCCGGAGAGCGTGTGCGTCGGTGATCCAGTCGCCGTCCCCGGGGCAGACTCGCCAGTGCGGGCCTGATCCCGCCGTGCAACGGGGCGGCGGGATCGTGAGGGTGCCGCCCTTACCCATCGCCTGTGTGCCTTCGACCGCCCACTCGGCGGCGGTGCCGCGCGCGACGAAGTAGTAGACGACCTCGCTGGGCGGGTACTCAAGTACGGCGCCGCAGCGGGTCCCCAGGATGGCCATTGCGGCGACGCCGAGCTGGCGCGGTACGCGGATCACATCCCAGGCCTGGCCCGCGTCTTGCAGGGTGCACCCCGCTGCGGTGGGCAAATGTGTGGTCGGCATCGTGGCTCCTCGAAGCACGGCGATCAGGTGTGCTTCAGAGTGGTCCTCCTTGAGGCAAGAAACGAGGACTTCAATAGGTCTTCTCAGTGCATCGAATGGGACTTTCGTTAGCCCTACGGGGTGACGGGTAGCCAGACAGCGGACTCCAGGTGACACTGTCCGCAGCGCTCGACATGGAGGTACACCAGTGCCACGGCCCGCAGGCAACACCCGGCTCAAGGCGGCCATGCTGGCGGCCGGATTCGGATCGCAACAGGCGCTCGCCGATGCCCTCGGCGTTGGCGTCCGTCAGGTACGACGCTGGGCGTCCGAGGACCCGCCGTGGCCGCAGCCGGACCAAGCGCAGGCTCTCACGCGCGAACTCGGTCAGGACCTTGAATCGTTGGGCTTCACCCCGCCGAACACTGTCCACCCCGATCGCGGCCGCCGCTCCGTTCTCGCGGCCACGGCCGCCGTAGTCGGGCTGGCCGCAGTCCCGACGCAGACCGTCACTGTGCAACCCGCCACGGTGGCCGCAGACTTCCAGGCCGTCACTCGATCCCACCGGCGCCTGTACTGGTCTGTTGCTCCTGCCACGCTGCACCCTGCCGCGCAGGCCCACGGCTCCCTTGGTTGCGCCCTGCTCACGGAGACCGCCGGCCAGACTCGGCGGACCGTTGCGTCAGCACTCGCAGAGTCCTACCTGCTCGCGGGGCGCATCGAATTTTTCGACATGCGGGACGCCGACCGGGCCGGGAGTACTTTGCTGCTCGCGCTCCAAGCTGCGGGTGAAGCCGACGATCCGCTACTCGGAGCGGCGATCCTCGCCCACACCGCGTTCATCCCCGCGTGGGAAGGCGATCGCGACAGGGCAGTCGAGCGGATGGTCGCCGCGCGCACATACGCCCGCCGAGGTACCGCTTCCGCAGAACTGCTCGCCTGGCTGGACGCTGTTGAGGCGGAGTGCGAGACCCGGTGTGGCAACACGCGCACCGCACTCCATCTGATCGGGCACGCCGAAGACATACTCAGCGCTGGCTCCGAGCACCAAAGCCCGGACTGGCTGGACTGGTTCAGCCCTGTTCGGCTCGCGGCCTTCAAAGGCAACACGCAGTTGAAGGCCGGGCACCTACCCCAGGCGAGGGAAACCCTTCTCGGAGTGCTCGACACACTCGATCCGAGCGAGGAGAAGCAGACGACTGTCATTCTTGGCGACCTTGCCGCCGTTGAGGCCGCAGCCGGGCACCCGGGCGAGGCATGCCGCTACGCCGTACGAGCGCTCGACCAGCTCGAACGGACCTGGTACGCAATGGGTATGGACCGGGTGCGCGAGGTGCGGCGCACCCTTGCGCCGCACCAGCACGAGAAGTGCGTCCACGACCTCGACGAGCGTCTCTACGGTTGGTCGACGACGGTCAGCGCGCTGTCCCGTTGAACTGGCTGATGAGACCGGACAGTTCGAGGAGGCTCTCCACCCGAAAGGTGGGGAGCTCCTTCGCTTCCTGGGTGTTCCACTGGATCGTCGCCCACGGACCGCGGCGTACGAGCGCGGTCGGCATGCCAACCGCGACGGCCGGCCGGAGGTCGTTATCGACGCGGTCCCCCACGTAGAGGATCTCCTCGACCTCGAACGGCACAACCTCGGCAACGCGGTCGAAGAACGCGATGTCCGGCTTGCTCGCGCCCCAGTCGTCCGAGGTGCCGATCAGGTCCACATCGTTCGTGAACAGCTCGCGCAAAATGCGGCCCGCACGGACGGTCTGGTTCCCGGCGATACCCAACCAGAGGCCGTCGGCGCGGAGTTGCATCAGCGCCGGGCGGACGTCTGCGTACAGGTCGTCCTCGCCGAAGTGCTCCGGCTTCCCGGCCTCCGCGCGGCGCTCACGTTCGGCGTAGAGGTCGAAGCCCGGCTGGAACTCCTGGAATGTCTCGCGGTAGTCGCGGCCCTGCGCGATGACCGCGCCGAACATCGCGTGGAAGGTGTGCCGCGGCACGCTGAGCCAATCGGCCCAGGTCCCGTACTCCCGGGTCTCGTCTACCAGGCACTCACCGACATCGAACATCACTGCACGAATCATGGCGGCAGCGTAGCCGGGCGCACCGAAAGGCCCCCTCCCGCCCTGAGGCGAGAGGGGGCCTTTCGGTTCGTCAGTGGTGGCGGCCGTCGTCAGTGTTCGATCAGGTCTGCGTCTCTGGGGTCCGGCTCCGGTACCGGAGCACCGAGCCGGGTGATCGTGCTCTTCAGCACCAGCATGTACCGGTAGAGGGCGCCGATGCGTGCTCGGTCGGTGGCGCTGGCAGCTTCGAGCTGGCGGATCCGGCGCCCCTGCCGTACGACCATGCGGGCGATGCCCTCCACCGTCGTGAGGTCGGCGTCGTCGGGATCGTCTTCCATCGCGGGCGCGAGCGCTGGTGCTGACGGTCCGGTATCCAGTTCGCCGCCCTTCGAGCGGGTGACCAGAGCGATGACGATCGACGTGACCGACCCCGCCAGGATCGACAGCAGCCCGAACAGGGTGCCGTCCCCTCCGTCCACTACGCCCCCTCTCTCGCCGTACGCGCGGCTGTGCGCCGCAGCTGCGCCACCTCCCGCAACAGACTCACGTACCGGCGGACCGCGATCGTCAGGATCACCAGGAGTGTCGGCCCGACCAGCCACGTCAGCCCGTTCGTCACGCCCTGCGGGAACTCGCCCAGCGCGCGGGCCGAGCAGTAGGCGAACGCCCAGATGATCGGTATGCCCGTGGCGGGGATCAGCCCCATCCAGTCCCTGCGATTGGGCAGGACGGCCGCCGCGCAGGACAACAGGCCTGACCCGATCCACGCCCACGCCCACACGCACATCGGCGCGATCGACGTGAGCGCGGCCGCCCCGCGTACGGTCCCGTACCTCGGGTCGCCGAGGAGGCCGATCCCCCAGTTGATCCAGAAGCATCCGACCGCGAGGAGCCCGGCGCCGAGCAGCCCCAGGCGCCGGCCCGCGCTCTGCGCCAGGCGCACCATCAGCTGTCCAGGCGGCTGCTGTACGCCGAGGTGTTGGTGATCGGGGGCAGCGCGCCGCCGGTGTCGGGGTAGGCCGGCGGCCGCGCCCAGCCGAGGAGGAACCCCGCTACGCGCTGTAGCCCGTTGCCGCGCAGCCGGGTACCGATGAACTCGAGGAGGCGGAACGCCACGTAGTAGGCGAGGACCAGGGTGACAGTCACCGCGCTGGTGACCTTCTCCGAGTCGATGGTGACGCCGGCGCGGACTGCGAGCGTGAGCAGCCACCCGGCGATGAGCGGGACGAGGGTCCGCATGACGGACGGGAAGAGCGAGGCAGGCATGGGCCAGCCACCTTTCTGTGATGGGGAGTTGGCCCCGGACGTTGAGGTCCGGGGCACGATCAGACGTGGATCCACTCGCCGTTGCGCACCCAGCCGTGCAGGCCGCAGCAGGACCACAGCAGAGACGGTTCGAGGTGCAGTGGTTCGCGGGAGACGAGGGTGTGCGCGCCGGTACCCGCGGCTACCCAGCAGCCGTCGTGCACCTTGCGGTCCTCGGGTACGCCCTCCAGGGACCGGCACCAGTGCCAGAACGTCGGGTTGCTCTCCTGGGCGAGCCACCCGAAGTAGATGTCGTCCGTCAGCCGGGTGACGGTCATCTCCAGGCCGGGCCAGTCGGACGGTGGGGTACCGCGGTCGTGGCTCATCACGCCACGACGGTGAACAGCCCAGTCTGGGAACCGAGCTTGCCGAGGGAGGTCTTGCCGGGGATGCCGTTGGCGTCGTCGCCGGTGTAGCCGAGGTGGCGCTGCCACTTCGCGTACGCGGCGACGGTGGTCGAACCGAACGAGCCGTCGCCTGCGTAGGTCTTGGCGAGGTAGCCCAGCTTCACCAGGGCGGCCTCGGTCAGGTTCGTCCCCGTCATATAGGTGACGTGGCCCTGCTTCGCGGACGGGTCGGCCTTCGCCGCGGCGATGAGCTGCGACAGATCAACACGCGGCCTACTCGGCGTGGTTGGCGTGGCCGGGCTTCCGCCCGGCTTCGTGGCGAGTTGCTTCTTCACGTCGGCCCGGAAGTCGTCCATGTCGAAGCTGGGGTCGATCTTGCCCGGCTGGACTTCCTTGTGCCCGGCGACGGAACGTTCCGTCCAGCCGTGCGCCCGGCACAGGGCCGTGGCCCAGAGCACGGCCTGCCGGTACTGGTCCGTCGGGTAGGGGTCCTTGCCGTTGCCGAGGTTCTCGATCTCCAGGCCGTACAGGACGTCGTTGCCGTCGGCGTTGGCCTGGTCGTCGTGCGGTAGCGGGGACTTCTCGGCGCGCAGCGCGTTGAGGACGTCGAGGTCGACCAGGCCCGCGTGGTTGGCGCGGCCGGAGCCGATCATCCACAGGCCCTCGGTCTTGCCCAGCCAGGAGTGGCAGAGCGGACCGGGCAGATCGGATCTGCCGTTGTAGCAGATCTCCTTGTCACCGTGCCCGGCCGTGTGGTGGATCAGCACGCCGATCACGGGACCGAAGGTCTTGCCGGTCGCCGAGTCCCGGTTGTGGGTCTTCCAACCGGCGTGCTCGTGAATGGTCAGGCCCTCGGCTCTCAACACGGTGAGTAGCGAGGTTGCGGACAGGGGTGTGGCCATGCGGCCCTCCTCGGGGCATGAGAAAAGCCCCGGCCAGCTGGCTCGGGGCGGACGGTGTGGGGACGTGCGTCGGGCTACAGGTCGGCGCTGGTGACCGTGATCCGGCTGATGCTGACGACCTGGTAGTCGGCGGCCGCGGCATAGGCCTCGGCCAGCGCCCGGACTGCGGTGTCGGCGGCGGTGAGGTCGGCGGCGGGCGGGAATCCGGAGACGACGAGCTGGGTGGTGGAGCCGCCGTCCTGGCCGTTGTCGTTGACGGTGACCTGGTACAGCGGGCTGGTGGCGGTGCCTATGGGCACGGGAGTCGTGAAGTCCATGCGGGGCTCCTCAGGCGGCGGCTTCGTAGACCGCGGTCATCCGCAGCTGGTGGGTGGAGGCGAGGGTGACCGGCACGGTCGCGGCCAGCTGCGACAGGCTGGTCGTCGTTGCGTTGGTCGACATGAACGGCGACGTTGTGGTCGCGGTGGGGCTGATCACGACCTGCCCGCCCCACCGGGGCCCGGCCAGCAGATGTGCGTTGCCGATGTAGGCGGCGCCCGCGTTGGACGCGGCGGCAGGCAGGTCGAAGCTGTAGCCGCCGGAGCCGTAGGTGGTGGTGCTGCCCATCGTCAGGTTGACGTGGGCGATCACGGTGCGGCCGATCTTCATGTACCGGCCGACGAGGGTTCCGTTGCCGAGGACCGGGTTGGTGGTGATCGCGGTCCAGTTCGGGGTGTACGTCGACCATGCGGCGAAAACGCTGTTGAACTGGTCGCGGATCTCCTGGTTCATCAGGGCCGCGCTGACCACTTCGCCGACGACCCAGGTCCTGGGGGCGAATGTCATCGGGATGCCTCCTCGGCCACGGATGCGAGCGACGTCGGCGGGGTGCCGGCCAGCACTGCGGAGGCGAGAGCGTTCGCCAGCTCCATGCCCTCGGGCTCAGGCTCCGCCGGGGCGGGCGGCCGGTCCCATGACGGGTCGTCGGGGTGCCACCAGTTCCGCTCGTGCGGGAGTTCGTCCGCGACGCTGGCTTCGGCCGCGGCCGGGTCGTCGGGGTAGATCAGCCGGACCCAGCCGTAGCCGCACTCGGTGCAGGCCATGCGCTGGTCGGCGGGGGTGACGACCTGCGCGGAGCCGCAGGGGCAGTCGGCCACCCACCGGTTGTGGTTGATGCGGGCGTAGATGCTCTGCCCGATCACGTACCCGTCCGGTGGGACGAGGCGGCGCTGCTGGCGCAGCTCGACCCAGCGGAACACCCGTTCGGCGGGGGCCACGAGATCCCAGGTCCCGGGCTGGTTGGACGGGGGAAGGTAGAACGTCTCCGCCCGGATGACGGCGATCGGCATGCGGGCTCCTAGTAGGCGAGACGGGTCGTCGAGTCGAGGACGCTGTACGTGGTGTCGTCCAGCACCCACACGGAATCGCCGTTGGTGGTGCTGGTGTGGAACTGGATCAAGTGGCTGCGCTCTTTGATCGTCTCGGTGTAGCCCTCAACCGTGACGCGCACCGAGGAGAACGGCGCCTGCGCGGGCATCGACGTGACGGAGAAGTAGGAGCTGATGTCGGCGGCGAGGATGGCCAGGTAGTTGGACATCGTGTAGGCCTCGATCGGCACCTCGCGCAGTTCCGGGCCCGGGTTGGCGTAGCGGGACACTCGCCAGTACGCGGCGTCCAGTACGGAGTTGTCCGAGGTCTTGAGGATGGACAGGGAGCCTGGGTCGTAGACGCCGAACGCCAGGATGCTCGCGGGCGCGGTCACCTTCTGTGTGGCGCCGCCGGGCCGGGACGCTTCCAGGCTGTTGATCAGTTTCTGGTCGTCGTCGGCCAGCCCGACGCTCTTGGTCTCCAGGTCGGCGTAGGCGATGGTGAAGCTCTCGCCGGCAGTCGACGGGTTGTAGCGCCAGTCGCGGGACTGGAAGGTCATCAGGTATTGGTCGCGGGCCGCGAACAGCTTGGCCGACTCGGTGCTCTCCACTTCCCGCATCCGTGCCACCGCGCCGGTACCGCCTGGTCCTTGGGACGCGATCGGGTCGAAGGTGGATCCCTGGACGATGACGTCGACCAGGCCCACGTACGAGCAGAACCGGGCGATCCGGGTGTCCGCGCTCTCGCCTGCGTTCCCGGTCATCCCGGAGGCGTAGTGGGTGGCGAGGACGCTGCCGATCGAGGGGCGTGCGTACAGCGCGACGTGGGCGAGGGATCCGGACCACAGCCGCGTGCCGCGGTATCCGCCGATGTGCAGGAACCGCTGGTCGAATCCGTCCGTGACCGGGACGGACGCGTCGACGCCGACGCCGTCGACGGAGACGCTTCCGCTGAGGGTCTGGTCCCACTCGAAGTGATGCCAGCGGCCGTCGGCCAGGCCGCTCGTGCCATCGACCGTTGTCACGGTGAGGGTGCTGGATCCGGAGTCGGTCCATTCGATCTGCAGGGCGCCGCTGGCCGAGAGCGATACGACCTGTACGCACTGCAGGTCCGGTGAGTACAAGCCGAGGATTGCCCGGCCGGTGGTCGTGGTCTTGAACCAGCCTTCGACGGAGAACCGGTTGGCAGAGAGTGCCTGTTGGGTGGCCGCGCCCAGGTCGACCGTCAGATACAGCCCGGCGGTGGCGGTGGACGGGGTGAGCGTGGGGGTGCTGTCGCCGGTGGCGTCCGGCCCGGTGTCGGTGCCCATGGTGAGCGTGCCGCCGGTCGAGACCTGAGTGATGGCCATCGACGACAGTCCGTTGCCGGACACGTCGCCGGCACTGGTTGAATCGTCCGGCTCAGTGAGCGGGTAGTACGCGTCGGGGAAGAAGTTGGCGATCTCCTCCGTCAACATCGACCGCAGGGTGGGCAGCCTGTTGAGCCGCTTGAACAGATCGGTGCACGTGACCGAGACGTGACTGCTCAGGCCTTCGAGGTCGACGGGGAACTCGTTGACCACGCCGTAGAAGCGGGGCCTGATCTCGGCGCCGACCAGC from Streptomyces sp. NBC_01288 carries:
- a CDS encoding helix-turn-helix domain-containing protein — translated: MPRPAGNTRLKAAMLAAGFGSQQALADALGVGVRQVRRWASEDPPWPQPDQAQALTRELGQDLESLGFTPPNTVHPDRGRRSVLAATAAVVGLAAVPTQTVTVQPATVAADFQAVTRSHRRLYWSVAPATLHPAAQAHGSLGCALLTETAGQTRRTVASALAESYLLAGRIEFFDMRDADRAGSTLLLALQAAGEADDPLLGAAILAHTAFIPAWEGDRDRAVERMVAARTYARRGTASAELLAWLDAVEAECETRCGNTRTALHLIGHAEDILSAGSEHQSPDWLDWFSPVRLAAFKGNTQLKAGHLPQARETLLGVLDTLDPSEEKQTTVILGDLAAVEAAAGHPGEACRYAVRALDQLERTWYAMGMDRVREVRRTLAPHQHEKCVHDLDERLYGWSTTVSALSR
- a CDS encoding DUF6415 family natural product biosynthesis protein; translated protein: MSTLVVTTPPDIRAIRGSIELVLAADIPRSDPNDPESRDAPEKRFSGAELETFASTYRAHIETLIPAVQAWAEQLPERHPNRVSALLCVGQVQLMRLGLGPGDTDAIRGSIASRLARLVRTLCGHYDRLVPR
- a CDS encoding GH1 family beta-glucosidase, with the translated sequence MTAVRQETKAEPASVTSFPPGFVWGAATAAYQVEGAAAEDGRTPSIWDTFSHTPGKVRNGDTGDIAADHYHRYRDDVALMKDLGLKAYRFSVSWSRVQPTGRGPAVERGLDFYRRLADELLAAGITPVATLYHWDLPQELEDAGGWPQRDTAHRFADYAEIMGRALGDRVGLWTTLNEPWCSAFLGYGSGVHAPGRTDPAATLRAAHHLNLGHGLAVGALREVLPASAQTSITLNLHQVRPLTGSPEDAEAARRIDAVGNRIFTGPLLDGAYPEDLRADTAHLVDWAELVRDGDLAEISRPIDVLGVNYYAPTVVSAGTGDGTTKNDGHGASDHTPWTGSENVDFHLANDHLTAMNWAIDPSGLHTLLTDLAASHPGLPLMVTENGAAFDDYVSPEGVVNDPQRIAYLHAHLDAVRRAVADGADVRGYFLWSLLDNFEWSYGYSKRFGAVYVDYSTQRRIPKASAHWYAGVIRGNALPTAGEDG
- a CDS encoding HAD family hydrolase, with amino-acid sequence MIRAVMFDVGECLVDETREYGTWADWLSVPRHTFHAMFGAVIAQGRDYRETFQEFQPGFDLYAERERRAEAGKPEHFGEDDLYADVRPALMQLRADGLWLGIAGNQTVRAGRILRELFTNDVDLIGTSDDWGASKPDIAFFDRVAEVVPFEVEEILYVGDRVDNDLRPAVAVGMPTALVRRGPWATIQWNTQEAKELPTFRVESLLELSGLISQFNGTAR
- a CDS encoding LacI family DNA-binding transcriptional regulator is translated as MAVSGGRNRGGRRPTLEEVAARAGVGRGTVSRVINGSPRVSDATRAAVEAAVAELDYVPNTAARALAANRTDAIALVVPEPETRFFAEPYFSDMLKGVGTQLSDTEMQLLLIFAGSDRERQRLAQYLAAHRVDGVLLVSVHADDPLPDLLAALEIPAVISGPRSAAEPLTSVDSDNYGGARSAVEHLLSRGRTHIAHITGLLDVYGAQRRVAGYREALLDAGHEVDEHLIQPGDFTEEGGRRAMKELLARRPDVDAVFAGSDVMAAGARQVLREEGLRIPDDVALVGYDDSAIARHMDPPLTSVRQPIEEMGRAMIDLLLAEIANRRPATPRSPERQHAVLATELVTRASS
- a CDS encoding GNAT family N-acetyltransferase; its protein translation is MDTELISTARLDLVPLSTAHAADMATVLSSPALHTYIGGEPLSPDALRTRYDRLAAGSLDPATVWCNWVLRLRVENRLVGTVQATVTEEGSVAEIAWVVGPSWQGRGLASEAARGLVSWLGEQAVSTVVAHIHPDHRASAAVATAAGLTPTDEWQDGEIRWRRATRP
- a CDS encoding serine/threonine protein kinase is translated as MTGDADWPRELPAVEPYLRTVGEVFRAFREQDSGCVSYGVQLPDGERWFVKEATTPAAQASLDGAWTFHRAVRHQAIVPQLHRITVADSGRTAVVMPWIHGETLYGPARARFRALPLASVLRAVDRVLDAHLAVEAAGMVAVDLYDGAFLYDFGADVLHLIDLDEYRPGPFVLQSDRLPGSARFMAPEEWHHGARIDIRTTVYALGRTARLLLDAGDAERAWRGTAGQLAVLERATRVDPAERFVGVREFTDAWRAAT
- a CDS encoding helix-turn-helix domain-containing protein, whose product is MSRPTPPDDRVLARRRQVGEQIRHVREAHNLSQPDVCGRAGIDVATYSRIEGGRASPLLDTLIRIADAMGVELAELVRLAAAPDGGPGTAA